Proteins co-encoded in one Scomber scombrus chromosome 14, fScoSco1.1, whole genome shotgun sequence genomic window:
- the LOC133994207 gene encoding apoptosis-inducing factor 3-like: MLEVEVGHHSVLVTRSDGKYSAIGNQCTHYGAPLSKGKLMNEFVRCPWHGACFNVQTGDLEEFPGMDCLPCHKVRIQNSKVYVTVSKKNVGHEKRIKNMAAAMPGVTHTVLLVGGGAASLICAETLRQQNFGGRIIMVSRDELLPYDKTRLSKVMNVESDSIVLRRMEFYHQYDIEVWLRKEALAVDTDKKTVTFNDGSVQSYNQLLISTGCRAKGLDVPGMKLNNVKMLETPEDARQIHAACLGCNVVLVGTSFVGMEVASYLIDKAASVTVIGSSELPYQNTLGPEIGRVTMMMLSEKNIRFFMNDNVIEVKGVDGKVKEVVLKSGKVIPADVLIIGIGILPNSEFLRGSKIQMDSKNFVTVDKHMRTNVPDVYCGGDLATFPLAMAKNRMVNIGHWQMAQAHGRIAALNMLDKRTELNSVPFYWTVLLGKTMRYAGYGEGYTEIVMKGKVEERKFLAMYIKNDEVIAAVSLNFDPAVSAIAERFTSGKVITKKEAQSHDLSWLQLS; encoded by the exons ATGTTGGAGGTTGAAGTGGGACATCACAGCGTGCTGGTGACACGCAGCGATGGCAAATACAGTGCCATCGGTAACCAGTGTACACACTATGGCGCCCCACTCAGCAAAGGTAAACTGATGAATGAGTTTGT GCGCTGCCCGTGGCACGGTGCCTGTTTTAACGTCCAAACAGGAGATCTGGAGGAGTTTCCCGGCATGGACTGTTTACCTTGTCACAAG GTCAGAATTCAAAACAGCAAAGTGTATGTGACCGTAAGCAAAAAG AATGTGGGTCatgagaaaagaataaagaatatgGCGGCTGCAATGCCAGGAGTCACTCACACTGTTCTGCTGGTGGGAGGAG GGGCTGCGTCATTGATCTGTGCTGAGACTCTGCGGCAGCAAAACTTTGGCGGCAGGATCATCATGGTCAGCAGAGACGAGCTTTTACCTTATGACAAAACCCGACTCAGCAAG GTAATGAATGTGGAGAGCGACAGTATTGTGCTGAGGAGGATGGAGTTTTACCATCAGTACGACATTGAGGTGTGGCTCAGGAAAGAA GCGCTGGCCGTGGACACAGACAAGAAAACTGTCACATTTAATGACGGTTCAGTCCAGAGTTACAATCAACTCCTCATCTCGACAGGCTGCAG AGCCAAAGGTCTGGACGTTCCAGGCATGAAGCTGAACAACGTCAAGATGCTGGAGACACCAGAGGACGCTCGGCAAATCCACGCAGCCTGTCTCGGCTGCAATGTCGTCCTCGTGGGAACGTCTTTTGTTG GCATGGAGGTTGCATCTTATTTAATAGACAAAGCTGCCAGCGTCACAGTAATCGGCAGCAGTGAGCTGCCGTACCAGAACACACTCGGCCCTGAAATTGGCAGAGTCACTAtgatg ATGCTGTCGGAGAAAAATATACGATTCTTCATGAACGATAACGTGATAGAGGTCAAAGGTGTGGATGGCAAG GTAAAGGAGGTTGTGCTTAAAAGTGGAAAAGTGATCCCAGCTGATGTTTTGATAATTGGTATTG GCATCCTTCCCAACTCAGAGTTCCTTCGGGGCAGCAAAATACAGATGGACTCAAAAAACTTTGTTACAGTCGACAAG CACATGCGCACCAATGTCCCCGATGTGTACTGCGGCGGTGACCTGGCCACCTTCCCCCTGGCGATGGCCAAAAACCGGATGGTAAACATCGGACACTGGCAGATGGCGCAAGCACATG gGAGGATAGCAGCCCTCAACATGTTGGATAAACGAACTGAACTCAATTCAGTTCCTTTCTACTGGACCGTCCTACTGGGTAAAACCATGCGATATGCAG GCTATGGGGAGGGATACACTGAAATTGTAATGAAAGGAAAGGTTGAGGAGAGGAAGTTCCTGGCAATGTACATCAA GAACGATGAGGTCATAGCAGCAGTCAGCCTAAACTTCGACCCTGCGGTGTCTGCCATTGCTGAGAGGTTCACAtcaggaaaagtcatcacaAAGAAAGAAGCTCA ATCACATGACCTGAGCTGGCTGCAGCTGTCTTAA
- the LOC133993551 gene encoding TLC domain-containing protein 2-like codes for MDLRSTLLVIGGSACSFKLLNTIIRSLPTPEPARQKAWRWRNISTSLAHSSLTGAWAVLCFYLEPKMVEDLISSHSILSNSLVAVSSGYFIHDCLDLILNQSFKRSWEVLLHHSVVLSCFSLAVTSRRYLGFAVVSLLVEINSVFLHIRQLLLLSGKRNRPGTEITAPRPSVTYRMTSWLNLGTFLVFRVFTLGWMSRWLADHSDRITPRYFLLMGTAGLGLLSIMNTGLLYRLIRADILSNAHNTSRDH; via the exons ATGGATTTAAGGTCAACACTTCTGGTCATTGGAGGATCCGCGTGCTCTTTCAAACTACTAAACACAATCATCAGATCCCTGCCCACACCGGAGCCGGCACGCCAGAAAGCCTGGAGGTGGAGGAATATCAGCACTTCTTTAGCTCACAGCTCGCTGACAGGAGCATGGGCTGTTTTATG TTTTTACCTCGAACCCAAGATGGTTGAGGACCTGATCTCCTCTCACTCCATACTCTCCAACAGCCTTGTAGCAGTGTCTTCAG gTTATTTCATCCATGACTGCTTGGATCTGATCTTGAACCAATCATTTAAGCGGTCTTGGGAGGTGCTCCTCCACCACTCTGTG GTGCTCTCGTGCTTCAGTTTGGCCGTGACATCCCGTCGCTATTTGGGCTTCGCTGTGGTGTCTCTGCTGGTTGAGATCAACTCTGTTTTCCTTCATATCAGacagctcctcctcctgtcgGGAAAGAGGAACAGGCCAGGGACTGAAATTACAGCCCCTCGGCCCTCTGTGACCTACCGCATGACCAGCTGGCTCAACCTGGGAAC gtttttggtGTTTCGTGTCTTTACACTGGGTTGGATGAGCCGCTGGCTGGCAGATCACAGTGATCGTATTACGCCTCGCTACTTCCTGCTGATGGGGACGGCAGGTCTGGGTCTCCTCTCCATCATGAACACAGGGCTTCTCTACAGGCTGATCAGAGCAGACATCCTCAGTAACGCACACAACACCAGCAGGGACCACTAG
- the LOC133993552 gene encoding F-box only protein 40-like — translation MASHRSRPPRVRQHVHCDSCYSRRCRARVEVSVCCAVAPCRLLCGAVYHLCKEEDHLLLCPNVRVPCLNAEYGCPVHLTRSSQAAHLQVCPASVVCCSMEWNRWPADDAHSYPNTELRENLLREREQGECLDLAMALKDQDHLFHSMKMKKLFPELIQTRREEVKEENRKEKEKRNERQKQRKAALEKEEAEKAAAREASIATWGPLGIIPYRKDEDGDEDEDEDEDEDEDGNNFEVEHERELTQEERETLAWHTQVDDELLENYNAWERMFSMEKGGCREATGSAVKGRGQGQAEGRGLDTVTEEDIETADSCAGAKASNTCKHVSSASAATSLTSNLKRKKKKFVYGHVEPMKIINVRTFKIPHTFTSKHVRIRNPGFYKREKKAVDTSDLGVGLDKMPVWEEVQASLLCSLEKEQRGHLIAESICTDGLLIDEGTQTYNFMSAPFPKNTSLADLTAQKPLELHLQLQVESVTSRHHKASSAFTFLCEHTFQRREYGKHYKNIHSDIQMCVNGWFEQRCPLAYLGCTYSQRRFRPSTHEATVTYNEDLGCFRLHPSTTVSVGNDSPPSRSSVDPSTTERRRRSRAGGEDALSSLPYEVLCHMASFLDSLSLSQLALVSQLMRQVCSSLLQERGMVTLRWEKKTYSHGGTKWKVKERVWQFSTLFSPVDTWCFQDVPSMSEHLKTCPYYERESRTERIHLPHFKEEVKTNTSCKGPTLVSLFQQRRIMM, via the exons ATGGCG AGTCATCGTTCTCGACCCCCCAGGGTGAGACAGCATGTCCACTGTGACTCCTGCTACAGCCGGCGCTGCAGGGCTCGGGTGGAGGTCTCTGTGTGCTGTGCGGTCGCCCCCTGCCGCCTGCTCTGTGGAGCTGTCTACCACCTATGCAAAGAGGAGGATCACCTGCTGCTCTGCCCCAATGTCAGGGTGCCCTGCCTCAATGCTGAATACGGCTGCCCTGTCCACCTGACCCGCTCCTCACAGGCAGCTCATCTCCAGGTGTGTCCAGCCAGCGTGGTTTGTTGCTCCATGGAGTGGAACCGATGGCCAGCCGATGATGCCCATTCTTATCCAAACACAGAGCTGCGTGAAAACCTGCTTAGGGAAAGAGAGCAGGGGGAATGTCTGGACCTAGCCATGGCTCTGAAAGACCAGGACCATCTATTTCACTCCATGAAGATGAAGAAACTGTTTCCTGAGTTGATCCAGACTCGGAGGGAGGAAGTgaaagaggaaaacaggaaggagaaggagaagaggaatgAAAGGCAGAAGCAGAGAAAGGCTGCCTTGGAGAAGGAGGAAGCAGAGAAGGCTGCTGCAAGGGAAGCTAGTATTGCTACCTGGGGACCATTAGGCATTATTCCTTATAGAAAGGATGAGGATggggatgaggatgaggatgaggatgaagatgaggatgaggatgggaATAACTTTGAGGTTGAACATGAGCGAGAGCTAAcccaggaggagagagagactctTGCCTGGCACACTCAGGTGGATGATGAGCTATTAGAAAACTATAACGCCTGGGAGCGCATGTTCAGTATGGAGAAGGGCGGCTGCAGGGAGGCCACAGGGTCAGCTGTGAAAGGCAGAGGCCAGGGACAGGCTGAAGGGAGGGGCCTGGACACTGTGACGGAGGAAGATATTGAGACAGCAGATAGCTGTGCGGGTGCCAAAGCATCAAACACCTGCAAACATGTGAGCAGCGCATCAGCCGCCACCAGTCTCACCAGCAAtctgaagaggaagaaaaagaaatttgTGTACGGGCATGTGGAGCCGATGAAGATCATCAATGTGCGTACTTTTAAAATCCCACACACCTTCACCTCCAAGCACGTCCGCATCCGCAACCCTGGTTtctacaagagagagaaaaaggctgTGGACACCAGTGACCTCGGGGTGGGGCTCGACAAGATGCCAGTTTGGGAGGAAGTTCAG GCCTCTCTGCTGTGCTCCCTGGAGAAGGAGCAGAGGGGTCACCTGATTGCAGAGAGCATCTGCACAGACGGTCTGTTAATAGATGAAGGCACTCAGACCTACAACTTCATGTCTGCTCCTTTCCCGAAAAACACCTCGCTGGCTGACCTGACTGCTCAAAAACCGCTGGAGCTACACCTCCAGCTGCAGGTGGAGAGCGTCACAAGCAGACACCACAAGGCCAGCTCCGCCTTCACCTTCCTCTGTGAACACACCTTCCAGCGCAGAGAATATGGCAAACATTATAA GAACATCCACAGTGACATCcagatgtgtgtgaatggatggtTCGAGCAGAGATGCCCGCTGGCTTATCTGGGCTGCACCTACAGCCAGAGGAGGTTCAGACCTTCCACACATGAAGCCACCGTCACCTACAA CGAGGACCTGGGCTGCTTTAGGCTGCATCCCAGCACCACGGTTTCTGTGGGTAATGACTCACCGCCATCCAGGAGCTCAGTGGACCCCTCCACCACCGAGAGGAGGAGACGAAGTCGGGCGGGAGGAGAGGACGCTTTGAGCTCGCTGCCCTACGAGGTGCTGTGCCACATGGCCAGTTTCCTCGACAGTCTGTCCCTGTCCCAGCTGGCTTTGGTGTCCCAGCTCATGAGGCAGGTGTGCTCCTCGTTGCTgcaggagagagggatggtCACCCTACGCTGGGAGAAGAAGACTTACTCACATGGAGGAACCAAGTGGAAGGTGAAGGAGAGG GTCTGGCAGTTCAGCACTTTGTTCTCTCCTGTGGACACTTGGTGCTTCCAAGATGTGCCGTCCATGTCGGAGCACCTGAAGACGTGTCCCTACTACGAGAGAGAATCCAGAACAGAGCGGATTCACCTGCCGCATTTTAAAGAGGAAGTCAAAACCAACACAAGCTGCAAAGGTCCCACTCTGGTTTCCTTGTTTCAGCAGAGGAGGATCATGATGTAG
- the LOC133994283 gene encoding F-box only protein 40-like produces the protein MSHRSRAPRVRQHAHCDSCYSRRCRARVEVSVCCAVAPCRLLCGAVYHLCKEEDHLLLCPNVRVPCLNAEYGCPYHLARSSRAAHLQVCPASVVCCSMEWLRWPTDDTHPHSNMALQENVLKENKGQEEALDLAMALVDQSDLYARLKMKALYPELMDTEDVEEETKEEKKEEKAMGGLVNGVPNKDASEAGSQTSVSEENSVCESRSNEVFGIMRFDQEKYNRFEKMFNKEKGGCSVAEANQENPEDNTTPCEKGKSQSGRDSKEDEKQGEKDQASADKNCSTPDTSKTGQAPWHEGVLERLRQELTPQEFNMYVVHHGRMLVSFGQMEACTPRDKDFVYGSLEPIPVQTLRSFKIPAGYHYKKRRARQYDVPAGQIGQHEARCVDTSDLGVSEEDWFSDEAEATLVEYAVKEVVGHKISETKGLDGLYVDLGTQTHSFRSAPFKGKTTLSDVMVDRPLKLHLQLQTESVNSRHHRASSVFTFRCGHTFHRREFATHFRNVHSDIQMCLSGWFEQRCPLAYLGCTFSQRRFRPSTHKATVTYNQQLRSFNLRPTHILVNDLQPSKSSPDTSATERRRRSRAVGGEDTLSFLPYEVLCHMASFLDSMSLSQLALVSQLMREVCSSLLQEKGMVTLRWEKKTYSHGGAKWKAKPVWEFSHLFSSVDSWHIDDIPPISAHLKVCPYYETNTLSKPVPLLSVTEKHRSSQERSLVEHFTADTEQK, from the exons ATG AGTCATCGTTCTCGAGCCCCCAGGGTGCGACAGCATGCCCACTGTGACTCCTGCTACAGCCGGCGCTGCAGGGCTCGGGTGGAGGTCTCTGTGTGCTGTGCGGTCGCCCCCTGCCGCCTGCTCTGTGGAGCTGTCTACCACCTGTGCAAAGAGGAGGATCACCTGCTGCTCTGCCCCAATGTCAGGGTGCCCTGCCTCAATGCTGAATACGGCTGCCCGTATCACCTGGCTCGCTCCTCACGGGCAGCTCACCTCCAGGTGTGTCCAGCCAGCGTAGTTTGTTGCTCCATGGAGTGGCTCCGCTGGCCGACTGAtgatacacacccacacagcaaCATGGCCCTGCAGGAGAATGTGCTGAAGGAAAATAAGGGACAGGAGGAGGCCCTGGATCTTGCAATGGCCCTGGTCGATCAGTCAGACCTCTACGCCCGTCTGAAAATGAAGGCCCTCTACCCAGAGCTGATGGACACAGAAGACGTGGAGGAGGAaacaaaggaagagaagaaagaggagaaagcaATGGGAGGTTTAGTTAATGGTGTCCCAAACAAAGACGCCAGTGAAG CTGGTTCCCAAACATCTGTTTCTGAAGAGAATAGTGTTTGTGAGTCTCGGAGCAATGAGGTGTTCGGTATAATGCGTTTCGACCAAGAGAAGTACAACCGGTTTGAAAAGATGTTCAACAAGGAGAAAGGTGGTTGTTCTGTCGCTGAGGCAAATCAAGAAAATCCCGAAGACAACACTACACCTTGTGAGAAAGGGAAGTCCCAGAGTGGGAGAGATTCAAAGGAGGATGAAAAGCAAGGAGAGAAAGATCAGGCTTCTGCAGATAAAAACTGCTCTACACCAGACACAAGTAAGACCGGTCAGGCCCCGTGGCATGAAGGGGTACTGGAGCGTCTCAGGCAGGAGCTCACACCACAGGAGTTCAACATGTATGTGGTGCATCATGGGCGCATGCTGGTCAGCTTTGGGCAAATGGAGGCTTGTACACCACGAGACAAGGATTTTGTTTATGGCAGCCTGGAGCCTATCCCAGTTCAGACGCTGCGCTCTTTCAAG ATCCCTGCCGGCTATCACTACAAGAAGCGGCGGGCTCGTCAGTACGACGTACCTGCAGGACAAATAGGACAACATGAGGCTCGCTGTGTGGACACGTCAGACCTCGGTGTCAGCGAAGAAGACTGGTTCAGTGATGAAGCAGAAGCCACCCTGGTGGAATATGCAGTGAAAGAGGTCGTGGGTCACAAG ATCAGTGAGACGAAAGGGTTAGACGGGCTGTATGTTGACTtgggaacacaaacacactcattccGCTCAGCACCATTTAAAGGGAAGACGACCCTCAGTGACGTGATGGTGGACAGACCGCTGAAGCTTCATCTGCAGCTGCAGACTGAGAGCGTGAACAGCAGACACCACAGAGCCAGCAGTGTTTTCACCTTCCGCTGCGGTCACACCTTCCACCGCAGGGAATTCGCCACACATTTCAG GAACGTCCACAGTGACATCCAGATGTGTCTGAGTGGATGGTTCGAGCAGAGATGCCCGCTGGCCTACCTGGGATGCACCTTCAGCCAGAGGAGGTTCAGACCCTCCACACATAAAGCCACCGTCACCTACAA TCAGCAGCTGAGGAGTTTCAACTTGCGTCCAACCCACATACTAGTTAATGACTTACAGCCGTCCAAGAGCTCACCTGACACCTCCGCCACCGAGAGGAGGAGACGAAGTCGGGCAGTTGGAGGGGAGGACACTCTGAGCTTTCTGCCCTACGAGGTGCTGTGCCACATGGCCAGTTTCCTGGACAGTATGTCCTTATCCCAGCTGGCTTTGGTGTCCCAGCTCATGAGGGAGGTTTGCTCCTCGCTGCTGCAGGAGAAAGGGATGGTCACCCTCCGCTGGGAGAAGAAGACTTACTCACATGGAGGAGCGAAGTGGAAAGCCAAACCG GTGTGGGAGTTCAGTCACCTCTTTTCTTCAGTGGATTCATGGCATATAGACGATATCCCTCCTATATCTGCCCATCTAAAAGTCTGTCCTTATTATGAGACCAATACACTCAGCAAGCCTGTTCCCCTCCTGAGTGTGACTGAGAAACACAGGAGCAGCCAGGAGAGAAGTCTGGTCGAACAtttcacagcagacacagagcaaaaatga
- the LOC133994606 gene encoding coiled-coil domain-containing 92B-like: MDAGRLEQQVASVERGITFLKQEHLALLTGLQLEITHLKRRCHELSCELDSRFPYRTTAEEEAELAARCEAAQRLLEDQQCMMVAVRGELRAGRARASALGKNVREEERQFLEELKRRSHKITLLSRELQRQNVTTSTLCHELHTARLKLFKQRQSTDCTAEGKEENSGKEEEGGEEEEEEDEIEDDEDDEGDESENSDWLLSPPPPASPSQSDVRLRRRVSVREERVRACIPQERVTSPQRPRSMPDPALFLVPLSYRLLRWNRPVRTQDGEGPMDEWEDIEDSRVHRRVDMGAGEGETAL; the protein is encoded by the exons ATGGATGCAGGGAGGCTGGAGCAGCAGGTGGCCAGTGTGGAGAGAGGCATCACCTTCCTGAAGCAGGAGCACCTGGCCCTGCTGACTGGTTTGCAGCTGGAGATCACACACCTGAAAAGGCGTTGTCATG AGCTTAGCTGTGAGCTGGACTCCAGGTTTCCTTACAGAACCACAGCAG aggaGGAAGCAGAGCTGGCAGCACGTTGTGAGGCTGCACAGCGTCTCCTAGAGGACCAGCAGTGCATGATGGTTGCTGTGCGCGGGGAGCTGCGCGCTGGCCGTGCACGAGCATCGGCACTTGGAAAGAACGTCAGGGAAGAAGAGCGTCAATTCTTGGAGGAGCTGAAACGCCGCAGCCATAAGATCACACTGCTGAGTCGTGAGCTGCAGCGCCAAAACGTCACCACCTCGACCCTCTGCCACGAGCTCCACACTGCACGCTTGAAACTGTTCAAACAACGCCAGAGCACAGACTGCACTgcagaggggaaggaggaaaacagcggaaaggaggaagaaggaggagaggaagaggaggaggaagatgaaattGAGGACGATGAAGACGACGAAGGCGACGAAAGTGAAAACTCTGACTGGCTTCTGTCTCCGCCTCCTCCTGCCTCTCCCAGCCAATCAGACGTGAGACTAAGGAGGCGTGTCAGCGTGAGGGAGGAGAGAGTCAGAGCTTGCATCCCACAGGAAAGAGTGACATCACCACAGAGGCCACGCTCCATGCCTGACCCCGCCCTCTTCTTGGTGCCACTTAGTTACCGTCTCCTTCGCTGGAACCGGCCAGTCAGAACACAGGATGGAGAGGGGCCTATGGATGAGTGGGAGGATATAGAGGACAGCAGGGTGCACAGGAGGGTGGACATGGgagcaggagagggagaaaCTGCTCTGTGA